The Gardnerella leopoldii genomic interval GTTTCAGCAACGTTCGTAGCAATAACAATGCGTTGATGAGAGTGATGTTCAAATACGCGATGCTGATCTTTTGCAGAAAGACGCGCAAAAAGCGGCACTATTTCAATAGCATCCGCTCGTTTCATATCACTTGCTCGAGTGCCAAAATATGAGCGTAATCCTGCTTCAAACTCTCTAATATCGCGCTCGCCGGAAGCGAAAACCATAATGTCGCGCGCGCCTTGCTCGTGGCTTGAATGAATAACTAATTGAGCGCATGCGCGAGTTACTGCAGATGTCATATCTTCATCTGTAATATCGTCTCGATTGCTTTCGTTAGATTGGCTTTCTGCGACAGTTTCCTCATCCATTGTTATGTCTGCAAAGCCGGGGACATGTCGCATAAGTGAAGGCGCGGAGCCAAGCGGCTCATAAAGCACTCTCACAGGGTACGTGCGTCCAGAAACTTCAATAACAGGAACTTTTATGTGTAAAGCTTGTTCGAAATGTTCACGGAATTTTGCAGAATCTATTGTTGCCGAAGTAATAATCAGCTTCAAATCGCGTCTTTGCGGAAGTAAAGTTGTTAAATACCCTAGCAAAAAGTCAATGTTAAGACTGCGTTCGTGAGCTTCGTCAATAATAATCGTGTCGTATTTAGTAAGAAGAGGATCTCGCTGAATTTGCGCAAGTAAAATACCGTCAGTAACAATTCGAAGCTTCGTTTTAGGTGAACTTTCGTCGGTAAATCGCACTTGGTAGCCGATTTCTTCACCCAGTTTTACTTCCATTTCGCTTGCGATTCGCTCAGCAACAGTGCGTGCAGCTAAACGGCGAGGCTGAGTGTGTACGATTTGCTTACCTCTTCTGCCTCTTCCAAGCTCAAGCGCCATTTTTGGGATTTGCGTAGTTTTACCGGAGCCAGTCTGTCCGGAAACAATCACGACTTGTGAAGACTTAATTGCTTCTATTATTCCGTCGTGTGCTGCGCAAATAGGAAGCTCAACAGGGTAGTCGAATTTCATAGTGTATATTTCTTTTCGTAAATTTTTTACTTTTTTGGTACTTCTTTAGTGCTTACTTTTTAGTACTTCTATAATTCGGTATCCTTTAGAGCTTGCATATTTTTCAACGTTGTAGTTTTCGCCAAGATTTTCAGCAAGCCAAGGAATAAGTGAGTCTGAGCCAAGATTTTTTTGCACAACTAAGTAAGCTGCTCCTCCCACTTTTAAACGCGGAATCCAAGTCATCAAAATGTCGTGCAACATTTCTTTTCCAACGCGAATTGGTGGATTGGACCATATGAGATCAAAATTATTAAATTCCAAAGTATTATTTTCTTTTAAAGCGTCATCTACTAAAGAAGTGCGAATATGCTTTAAGCCAGCGTTTTTTGCGTTTAGTTCAGTAAGCTCTAGCGCTCGCTCATTTACATCTACAGCTACAATTTCAGCTTCTGGAGATTCTAAGCCCATTGCAATGCTTATAGGACCCCATCCGCATCCAATATCAAGGAATTTGCCATTTTCTGGTGGTTTTGGAGCATGTTTTAGTAGCACAGACGTGCCTAGATCAAGCTTAGAAGCACTGAATACTCCGTTTGAGACTTGTATAACAGTTTCATGATTTCTCAAAGTTACATGTAACGTTCTTCGCTCATCGCAAGATGATGGTGTTGCAGAAAAGTATTGTTCGCCACTGATTTTTTGCGTTTTTTCTGATTTTGGTGATTTGGTTTTATCGTATTGTTTAAATTGTTGATGACTTTCCATGATCTCGCTCAAAAATACCGTATTTCGCCTATAAATTTAAATTTATTAATATACTTTTTACTATTGTATCTTTATTTACATATCATACATATAGGTTGTGTTCATATATTGTCGTCTCAAGTCACCATAATAAGACAAACGTTGTAAAACGCTATTTACAATGAAATAGAGGAGGGACAGTTGGCGGATAGTAATGTGGCATCCGGGCGAGATGATGTGCTTAATTCAAACGATCTTTCCTCCCTCGAAAATGATTCTAATAATATGAATGAGCATCATCTCACCAATAATGCAGTGCTTTATGCTCATTCGGATGTGCTTTTAGACACTACTTCTGACAGTGAAAAGCATGATGAAGCTTGGCAGGAGCGTGAATCTCGTAATGCTTTAAAGCGTGTAGCTGGTCTTGGCGAATTACAAGATGTTACCGAAGTTGAGTATAGAAAGCTTCGTCTTGAGCGAGTTGTGCTAGTAGGAGTGTGGTCTAGCGCAAAAGGAACTCTTGCTCAAGCTGAAGAATCGTTGCGTGAGCTTGCAGCGTTGGCACAGACTGCTGGTGCTGTTGTTTGCGATGGCATGTTGCAACAAAGATATAGGTCAGATGCTGCAACTTAT includes:
- a CDS encoding class I SAM-dependent methyltransferase, whose translation is MESHQQFKQYDKTKSPKSEKTQKISGEQYFSATPSSCDERRTLHVTLRNHETVIQVSNGVFSASKLDLGTSVLLKHAPKPPENGKFLDIGCGWGPISIAMGLESPEAEIVAVDVNERALELTELNAKNAGLKHIRTSLVDDALKENNTLEFNNFDLIWSNPPIRVGKEMLHDILMTWIPRLKVGGAAYLVVQKNLGSDSLIPWLAENLGENYNVEKYASSKGYRIIEVLKSKH